Proteins found in one Falco cherrug isolate bFalChe1 chromosome 18, bFalChe1.pri, whole genome shotgun sequence genomic segment:
- the FHIP2B gene encoding FHF complex subunit HOOK interacting protein 2B isoform X1, which translates to MLSRLGALLQQAVETREPSVDLLEAFTEHWKGITGYYLEATDESIHARQTDIPWRLKQMLDILVYEEKQFPAGEAGPCLEYLLQHKVLETLSTLGKAEYPPGMRQQVLLFFSRVLGQVQHPLLHYLNVHRPVQGGGAASSPAALSLPCQKLLQLSGDRLGCGTEKEEVQFAAILCTKIKQDPTLLAYILEGKGILNGRRAQELPASPAEKGAEHPPGTAAGSPPAEPSPPRRDSNLITSLVGLCKSKKSRVALKARENLLLLVGLAQEAAAACLVRSSTLCQLLTEHLCDLYSAVPACTDPADILALERVSWRSQGDAASDGVFLGKESLAAFFSWLDYLDELVMGAHPVVADAITEAVEEKFFQGILQPQLLQMSELTILSATAMLTGTVRQIRAPPLLHRLVFFLLGPDRHPETPGEAPYPLRTQLIDRCNHLSDEISLASLRLFEELLQKPHEHVVHSLALRNLEARGYLQRSPPIPDERGPPEPDPDEDGLDLEEDPYFTDGFPDAGFGTVKAPLRGSAPSGKGQVSEVVSSFLCLVPEEAKTSSCMEEGGYDTYVHDALGTVHACRASAAPWGWPLAPRPLDSCHPEAAFYEGHFLKVLFDRMTRILDQPYSLNLQVTSVLSRLAALPHPHLHEYLLDPYLNLAPGCRSLFSVLVRVIGDLMQRLQRVPHCRAKLLLVRQQLMGLVPGEQMDHMMLFKGVVVLEEFCKELAAIALVKGPREGPP; encoded by the exons ATGCTGAGCCGCCTgggagccctgctgcagcaggctgtggaGACG CGGGAACCCAGCGTGGACCTGCTGGAAGCCTTCACCGAGCACTGGAAGGGCATCACCGGCTACTACCTGGAGGCCACGG ATGAGAGCATCCACGCCAGACAGACGGACATTCCCTGGCGCCTCAAACAGATGCTGGACATCCTGGTGTACGAGGAGAAGCAGTTCCCAGCGGGAGAAGCCGGGCCGTGCCTTGagtacctgctgcagcacaaggtCCTGGAGACCCTCAGCACGCTGGGCAAGGCGGAG TACCCCCCTGGAATGAGGCAGCAGGTCCTCCTCTTCTTCAGCcgggtgctggggcaggtgcAGCACCCACTCCTGCACTACCTCAACGTGCACCGGCCGGTGCAG ggtgggggagcagccagcagcccggcagccctctccctgccctgccagaaGCTGCTCCAGCTCAGCGGCGACCGCCTGGGCTGCGGCACAGAGAAGGAGGAGGTGCAGTTTGCAGCCATCCTCTGCACCAAGATCAAGCAGGATCCCACCCTGCTGGCGTACATCCTGGAG ggCAAGGGCATCCTGAATGGGAGGAGAGCCCAGGAGCTGCCGGCCAGCCCTGCGGAAAAGGGTGCGGAGCATCCCCCGGGCACCGCGGCCGGCTCCCCCCCAGCCGAGCCCTCCCCCCCACGGAGGGACAGCAATCTCATCACGTCCTTGGTGGGGCTGTGCAAGAGCAAG aAGAGCAGGGTCGCGCTGAAGGCTCGGGAAAACCTGCTCTTGCTCGTGGGGCTTGCCCAAGAGgcggctgctgcctgcctggtgcggagcagcaccctgtgccagctgctgacGGAGCATCTCTGTGACCTCTACAGCGCTGTGCCCGCCTGCACCGACCCTGCTGACATCCTCGCCCTGGAGAGGGTCAGCTGGAG GTCACAGGGTGATGCTGCCAGTGACGGAGTTttcctggggaaggagagcCTGGCTGCCTTCTTCAGCTGGCTGGACTACCTTGACGAGCTGGTGATGGGTGCCCACCCG GTCGTGGCAGATGCCATCACTGAGGCTGTAGAGGAAAAGTTTTTCCAGGGCATCCTGCAGCCGCAGCTCCTGCAGAT GTCCGAGCTCACCATCCTCAGCGCCACGGCCATGCTGACGGGCACGGTGCGGCAGATCCGTGCGCCTCCCCTGCTCCACCGCCTCGTGTTTTTCCTGCTGGGGCCAGACCGGCACCCCGAGACCCCGGGGGAAGCCCCCTACCCTCTACGCACTCAGCTCATCGACCGCTGTAACCACCTCTCCGACGAG ATCAGCCTGGCCAGCCTGCGGCTCTTCGAGGAGCTCCTGCAGAAACCCCACGAGCACGTGGTGCACAGCCTGGCACTGAGGAACCTGGAGGCGAGGGGCTACCTGCAGCGCAGCCCCCCCATACCTGACGAGCGTGGACCCCCTGAGCCAGACCCCGATGAGGATGGGCT GGACCTGGAGGAGGATCCCTATTTCACCGATGGATTCCCAGATGCTGGTTTTGGGACGGTGAAAGCGCCTCTGCGGGGATCAGCCCCATCGGGGAAGGGGCAAGTGAGCGAGGTGGTCAGCAG CTTCCTTTGCCTGGTCCCCGAGGAGGCGAAGACCTCCTCATGCATGGAGGAAGGTGGCTACGACACCTACGTGCACGATGCCCTGGGCACG GTCCATGCATGCCGTGCCAGCGCAGCCCCGTGGGGGTGGCCCCTGGCCCCCCGGCCCCTCGACTCCTGCCACCCCGAAGCGGCATTTTACGAGGGCCACTTCCTCAAGGTGCTGTTTGATCGGATGACCCGGATCCTTGACCAG ccctaCAGCCTGAACCTGCAAGTGACTTCGGTGCTGTCCCGCCTGGCCGCactcccccatccccacctccaCGAGTACCTGCTGGACCCCTACCTCAACCTGGCGCCTGGCTGCCGCTCGCTCTTCTCCGTCCTCGTCAGG GTGATCGGGGACCTGATGCAGCGTCTCCAACGCGTGCCCCACTGCAGGGCCAAGCTGCTCCTGGTCCGCCAGCAGCTCATGGGGCTGGTGCCCGGAGAGCA GATGGACCACATGATGCTCTTCAaaggggtggtggtgctggaggaGTTCTGCAAGGAGCTGGCTGCCATCGCCCTGGTCAAGGGACCACGGGAGGGGCCCCCCTGA
- the FHIP2B gene encoding FHF complex subunit HOOK interacting protein 2B isoform X2, with product MLSRLGALLQQAVETREPSVDLLEAFTEHWKGITGYYLEATDESIHARQTDIPWRLKQMLDILVYEEKQFPAGEAGPCLEYLLQHKVLETLSTLGKAEYPPGMRQQVLLFFSRVLGQVQHPLLHYLNVHRPVQKLLQLSGDRLGCGTEKEEVQFAAILCTKIKQDPTLLAYILEGKGILNGRRAQELPASPAEKGAEHPPGTAAGSPPAEPSPPRRDSNLITSLVGLCKSKKSRVALKARENLLLLVGLAQEAAAACLVRSSTLCQLLTEHLCDLYSAVPACTDPADILALERVSWRSQGDAASDGVFLGKESLAAFFSWLDYLDELVMGAHPVVADAITEAVEEKFFQGILQPQLLQMSELTILSATAMLTGTVRQIRAPPLLHRLVFFLLGPDRHPETPGEAPYPLRTQLIDRCNHLSDEISLASLRLFEELLQKPHEHVVHSLALRNLEARGYLQRSPPIPDERGPPEPDPDEDGLDLEEDPYFTDGFPDAGFGTVKAPLRGSAPSGKGQVSEVVSSFLCLVPEEAKTSSCMEEGGYDTYVHDALGTVHACRASAAPWGWPLAPRPLDSCHPEAAFYEGHFLKVLFDRMTRILDQPYSLNLQVTSVLSRLAALPHPHLHEYLLDPYLNLAPGCRSLFSVLVRVIGDLMQRLQRVPHCRAKLLLVRQQLMGLVPGEQMDHMMLFKGVVVLEEFCKELAAIALVKGPREGPP from the exons ATGCTGAGCCGCCTgggagccctgctgcagcaggctgtggaGACG CGGGAACCCAGCGTGGACCTGCTGGAAGCCTTCACCGAGCACTGGAAGGGCATCACCGGCTACTACCTGGAGGCCACGG ATGAGAGCATCCACGCCAGACAGACGGACATTCCCTGGCGCCTCAAACAGATGCTGGACATCCTGGTGTACGAGGAGAAGCAGTTCCCAGCGGGAGAAGCCGGGCCGTGCCTTGagtacctgctgcagcacaaggtCCTGGAGACCCTCAGCACGCTGGGCAAGGCGGAG TACCCCCCTGGAATGAGGCAGCAGGTCCTCCTCTTCTTCAGCcgggtgctggggcaggtgcAGCACCCACTCCTGCACTACCTCAACGTGCACCGGCCGGTGCAG aaGCTGCTCCAGCTCAGCGGCGACCGCCTGGGCTGCGGCACAGAGAAGGAGGAGGTGCAGTTTGCAGCCATCCTCTGCACCAAGATCAAGCAGGATCCCACCCTGCTGGCGTACATCCTGGAG ggCAAGGGCATCCTGAATGGGAGGAGAGCCCAGGAGCTGCCGGCCAGCCCTGCGGAAAAGGGTGCGGAGCATCCCCCGGGCACCGCGGCCGGCTCCCCCCCAGCCGAGCCCTCCCCCCCACGGAGGGACAGCAATCTCATCACGTCCTTGGTGGGGCTGTGCAAGAGCAAG aAGAGCAGGGTCGCGCTGAAGGCTCGGGAAAACCTGCTCTTGCTCGTGGGGCTTGCCCAAGAGgcggctgctgcctgcctggtgcggagcagcaccctgtgccagctgctgacGGAGCATCTCTGTGACCTCTACAGCGCTGTGCCCGCCTGCACCGACCCTGCTGACATCCTCGCCCTGGAGAGGGTCAGCTGGAG GTCACAGGGTGATGCTGCCAGTGACGGAGTTttcctggggaaggagagcCTGGCTGCCTTCTTCAGCTGGCTGGACTACCTTGACGAGCTGGTGATGGGTGCCCACCCG GTCGTGGCAGATGCCATCACTGAGGCTGTAGAGGAAAAGTTTTTCCAGGGCATCCTGCAGCCGCAGCTCCTGCAGAT GTCCGAGCTCACCATCCTCAGCGCCACGGCCATGCTGACGGGCACGGTGCGGCAGATCCGTGCGCCTCCCCTGCTCCACCGCCTCGTGTTTTTCCTGCTGGGGCCAGACCGGCACCCCGAGACCCCGGGGGAAGCCCCCTACCCTCTACGCACTCAGCTCATCGACCGCTGTAACCACCTCTCCGACGAG ATCAGCCTGGCCAGCCTGCGGCTCTTCGAGGAGCTCCTGCAGAAACCCCACGAGCACGTGGTGCACAGCCTGGCACTGAGGAACCTGGAGGCGAGGGGCTACCTGCAGCGCAGCCCCCCCATACCTGACGAGCGTGGACCCCCTGAGCCAGACCCCGATGAGGATGGGCT GGACCTGGAGGAGGATCCCTATTTCACCGATGGATTCCCAGATGCTGGTTTTGGGACGGTGAAAGCGCCTCTGCGGGGATCAGCCCCATCGGGGAAGGGGCAAGTGAGCGAGGTGGTCAGCAG CTTCCTTTGCCTGGTCCCCGAGGAGGCGAAGACCTCCTCATGCATGGAGGAAGGTGGCTACGACACCTACGTGCACGATGCCCTGGGCACG GTCCATGCATGCCGTGCCAGCGCAGCCCCGTGGGGGTGGCCCCTGGCCCCCCGGCCCCTCGACTCCTGCCACCCCGAAGCGGCATTTTACGAGGGCCACTTCCTCAAGGTGCTGTTTGATCGGATGACCCGGATCCTTGACCAG ccctaCAGCCTGAACCTGCAAGTGACTTCGGTGCTGTCCCGCCTGGCCGCactcccccatccccacctccaCGAGTACCTGCTGGACCCCTACCTCAACCTGGCGCCTGGCTGCCGCTCGCTCTTCTCCGTCCTCGTCAGG GTGATCGGGGACCTGATGCAGCGTCTCCAACGCGTGCCCCACTGCAGGGCCAAGCTGCTCCTGGTCCGCCAGCAGCTCATGGGGCTGGTGCCCGGAGAGCA GATGGACCACATGATGCTCTTCAaaggggtggtggtgctggaggaGTTCTGCAAGGAGCTGGCTGCCATCGCCCTGGTCAAGGGACCACGGGAGGGGCCCCCCTGA
- the FHIP2B gene encoding FHF complex subunit HOOK interacting protein 2B isoform X3, protein MLSRLGALLQQAVETREPSVDLLEAFTEHWKGITGYYLEATDESIHARQTDIPWRLKQMLDILVYEEKQFPAGEAGPCLEYLLQHKVLETLSTLGKAEYPPGMRQQVLLFFSRVLGQVQHPLLHYLNVHRPVQGGGAASSPAALSLPCQKLLQLSGDRLGCGTEKEEVQFAAILCTKIKQDPTLLAYILEGKGILNGRRAQELPASPAEKGAEHPPGTAAGSPPAEPSPPRRDSNLITSLVGLCKSKKSRVALKARENLLLLVGLAQEAAAACLVRSSTLCQLLTEHLCDLYSAVPACTDPADILALERVSWRSQGDAASDGVFLGKESLAAFFSWLDYLDELVMGAHPVVADAITEAVEEKFFQGILQPQLLQMSELTILSATAMLTGTVRQIRAPPLLHRLVFFLLGPDRHPETPGEAPYPLRTQLIDRCNHLSDEISLASLRLFEELLQKPHEHVVHSLALRNLEARGYLQRSPPIPDERGPPEPDPDEDGLDLEEDPYFTDGFPDAGFGTVKAPLRGSAPSGKGQVSEVVSSFLCLVPEEAKTSSCMEEGGYDTYVHDALGTVHACRASAAPWGWPLAPRPLDSCHPEAAFYEGHFLKVLFDRMTRILDQGVFEQRMLWLPVVIASAVPPQTHHGGWHHPSQGPGPPKWPRASAVSAGTKPPLVGMGSGPCQGMPGGGGQPHTGSC, encoded by the exons ATGCTGAGCCGCCTgggagccctgctgcagcaggctgtggaGACG CGGGAACCCAGCGTGGACCTGCTGGAAGCCTTCACCGAGCACTGGAAGGGCATCACCGGCTACTACCTGGAGGCCACGG ATGAGAGCATCCACGCCAGACAGACGGACATTCCCTGGCGCCTCAAACAGATGCTGGACATCCTGGTGTACGAGGAGAAGCAGTTCCCAGCGGGAGAAGCCGGGCCGTGCCTTGagtacctgctgcagcacaaggtCCTGGAGACCCTCAGCACGCTGGGCAAGGCGGAG TACCCCCCTGGAATGAGGCAGCAGGTCCTCCTCTTCTTCAGCcgggtgctggggcaggtgcAGCACCCACTCCTGCACTACCTCAACGTGCACCGGCCGGTGCAG ggtgggggagcagccagcagcccggcagccctctccctgccctgccagaaGCTGCTCCAGCTCAGCGGCGACCGCCTGGGCTGCGGCACAGAGAAGGAGGAGGTGCAGTTTGCAGCCATCCTCTGCACCAAGATCAAGCAGGATCCCACCCTGCTGGCGTACATCCTGGAG ggCAAGGGCATCCTGAATGGGAGGAGAGCCCAGGAGCTGCCGGCCAGCCCTGCGGAAAAGGGTGCGGAGCATCCCCCGGGCACCGCGGCCGGCTCCCCCCCAGCCGAGCCCTCCCCCCCACGGAGGGACAGCAATCTCATCACGTCCTTGGTGGGGCTGTGCAAGAGCAAG aAGAGCAGGGTCGCGCTGAAGGCTCGGGAAAACCTGCTCTTGCTCGTGGGGCTTGCCCAAGAGgcggctgctgcctgcctggtgcggagcagcaccctgtgccagctgctgacGGAGCATCTCTGTGACCTCTACAGCGCTGTGCCCGCCTGCACCGACCCTGCTGACATCCTCGCCCTGGAGAGGGTCAGCTGGAG GTCACAGGGTGATGCTGCCAGTGACGGAGTTttcctggggaaggagagcCTGGCTGCCTTCTTCAGCTGGCTGGACTACCTTGACGAGCTGGTGATGGGTGCCCACCCG GTCGTGGCAGATGCCATCACTGAGGCTGTAGAGGAAAAGTTTTTCCAGGGCATCCTGCAGCCGCAGCTCCTGCAGAT GTCCGAGCTCACCATCCTCAGCGCCACGGCCATGCTGACGGGCACGGTGCGGCAGATCCGTGCGCCTCCCCTGCTCCACCGCCTCGTGTTTTTCCTGCTGGGGCCAGACCGGCACCCCGAGACCCCGGGGGAAGCCCCCTACCCTCTACGCACTCAGCTCATCGACCGCTGTAACCACCTCTCCGACGAG ATCAGCCTGGCCAGCCTGCGGCTCTTCGAGGAGCTCCTGCAGAAACCCCACGAGCACGTGGTGCACAGCCTGGCACTGAGGAACCTGGAGGCGAGGGGCTACCTGCAGCGCAGCCCCCCCATACCTGACGAGCGTGGACCCCCTGAGCCAGACCCCGATGAGGATGGGCT GGACCTGGAGGAGGATCCCTATTTCACCGATGGATTCCCAGATGCTGGTTTTGGGACGGTGAAAGCGCCTCTGCGGGGATCAGCCCCATCGGGGAAGGGGCAAGTGAGCGAGGTGGTCAGCAG CTTCCTTTGCCTGGTCCCCGAGGAGGCGAAGACCTCCTCATGCATGGAGGAAGGTGGCTACGACACCTACGTGCACGATGCCCTGGGCACG GTCCATGCATGCCGTGCCAGCGCAGCCCCGTGGGGGTGGCCCCTGGCCCCCCGGCCCCTCGACTCCTGCCACCCCGAAGCGGCATTTTACGAGGGCCACTTCCTCAAGGTGCTGTTTGATCGGATGACCCGGATCCTTGACCAG GGGGTGTTTGAACAGAGGATGCTTTGGCTTCCCGTGGTTATTGCCAGCGCTGTGCCCCCACAGACCCACCACGGAGGGTGGCACCATCCTTCCCAGGGTCCAGGACCCCCAAAATGGCCAAGAGCATCAGCAGTGTCTGCAGGCACCAAGCCCCCGTTGGTGGGCATGGGTTCAGGTCCCTGCCAGGGGatgccggggggtgggggtcagCCACACACCGGCTCCTGCTGA
- the NUDT18 gene encoding LOW QUALITY PROTEIN: 8-oxo-dGDP phosphatase NUDT18 (The sequence of the model RefSeq protein was modified relative to this genomic sequence to represent the inferred CDS: deleted 1 base in 1 codon), with product MGEAPELDAVLGGGGWDVGTSFEGPPPPTGPIRLGRNVCYVVLAVLFNEEDRVLLVQEAKPECRGRWYLPAGRMEPGESIVAAMRREVKEETGLECDPLTLLALEERGPAWIRFAFLARPTGGTLKTLEEADAESLQAAWWAGDPCALPLRALDILPLLDLAARYRRSPPHPAMLPQELPCAPLCLRLLVAFANDAGDLWVLLGTAGTPHLPVVACGMSPAELRGGLRLPVLRLLRDCLPADPRPGPLGLLGLQHQAGGPGGADGICFNVLLSIPPGSPRAAPPEPCSPTVCWWHVEEESLKGRILQRLRAAATVPVRS from the exons ATGGGGGAGGCTCCGGAGCTGGATGCGGTgctgggcggcggcggctgggACGTGGGGACAAGCTTTGAGGGTCCCCCCCCACCCACTGGTCCCATCCGCCTGGGGAGGAACGTCTGCTACGTCGTCCTGGCCGTGCTCTTCAATGAGGAG GacagggtgctgctggtgcaggaggCCAAGCCCGAGTGCCGTGGGAGGTGGTACCTGCCGGCCGGCAGGATGGAGCCCGGCGAGAGCATCGTGGCCGCCATGCGGAGGGAGGTGAAGGAGGAGACGGGGCTGGAGTGCGACCCCCTCACCTTGCTGGCGCTGGAGGAGAGGGGGCCGGCGTGGATCCGCTTCGCCTTCCTCGCTCGCCCCACCG GTGGGACCCTGAAGACACTGGAGGAGGCTGACGCCGAGTCCCTGCAAGCagcgtggtgggctggggaccccTGTGCGCTGCCCCTGCGAGCCCTGGACATCCTGCCCTTGCTGGACCTCGCCGCACGCTAtcgccgcagc cccccgcaccccgccaTGCTGCCGCAGGAGCTGCCCTGCGCCCCGCTCTGCTTGCGGCTCCTGGTGGCCTTTGCCAACGATGCCGGGGACctttgggtgctgctgggcacagctgggacccCCCACCTGCCCGTGGTGGCCTGCGGCATGTCTCCAGCCGAGCTCCGTGGGGGTCTCCGCCTGCCTGTGCTGCGGCTGCTACGGGACTGCCTGCCAGCAGACCCCCGCCCGGGacccctggggctgctggggctgcagcaccaggctggggggcccgggggggctgACGGCATCTGCTTCAATgtgctgctgagcatcccaccTGGCAGCCCTCGGGCTGCCCCCcctgagccctgcagccccaccgTCTGCTGGTGGCACGTGGAGGAGGAGAGCCTGAAGGGCCGCATCCTGCAGCGGCTCCGTGCTGCGGCCACGGTGCCAGTCCGCAGCTAG
- the LOC129734192 gene encoding uncharacterized protein LOC129734192, with protein sequence MANRRRARWAGAVRRSPGTRALQSSKPFPPSALQSSKPFTYFSFPCVLQSSQPFLYRSPPCIPKSSELFPYSPLYALQSSQPFPYCAPPCLPQSSKPFPYRSPPRLPKPSDPFPYYFPSYTLQSSQPFPSCAPLGVPQSSRPFPYCTPPCIAKATELFPCYAPPQPSRPFPSYTPLHIPQSSKPFSSSTPQLLGDPFPHCTSPCTPQSPDPLPHRLLQPSQRRGSLSPRLHVWGVPSPPQNPATP encoded by the exons ATGGCCAATAGGCGAAGAGCGCGGTGGGCGGGGGCGGTGCGGCGGAGCCCCGGGACGCG CGCCCTCCAGTCCAGCAAACCCTTTCCCCCCAGTGCCCTCCAGTCCAGCAAACCCTTCACCTATTTCAGCTTCCCCTGCGTCCTGCAGTCGAGCCAGCCCTTCCTCTACCGCAGCCCACCCTGCATCCCCAAATCCAGCGAGCTCTTCCCCTACAGCCCCCTGTACGCCCTGCAGTCCAGCCAGCCCTTCCCCTACTGTGCCCCCCCATGCCTCCCCCAGTCCAGCAAGCCTTTCCCCTACCGcagccccccccgcctccccaaGCCTAGCGACCCCTTCCCTTACTATTTCCCATCCTACACGCTGCAGTCCAGCCAGCCCTTCCCCTCCTGTGCCCCCCTGGGTGTCCCCCAGTCCAGCAGACCCTTCCCTTACTGCACCCCTCCCTGCATCGCCAAGGCCACCGAGCTCTTCCCTTGCtacgcccccccccagcccagcagaccCTTCCCCTCCTACACCCCCCTCCACATCCCCCAGTCCAGCAAGcccttctcctccagcacccCACAACTGCTGGGGGACCCCTTCCCGCATTGCACCTCCCCCTGCACCCCGCAATCGCCGGACCCCCTCCCTCACcgcctcctccagcccagccagcgCCGGGGCTCCCTGTCCCCCCGCCTGCATGTCTGGGGggtgccctcccccccccagaaCCCCGCTACCCCCTGA